From Aricia agestis chromosome 11, ilAriAges1.1, whole genome shotgun sequence, a single genomic window includes:
- the LOC121731989 gene encoding vascular endothelial growth factor receptor 3-like, with amino-acid sequence MCAPATAALFLAALSALPCRGSDADVSTTANTKLEKKSLPILNKVYRMLHSTTLEPVYNFTNLDFTDFDTKPCCQTKEMDTKGRKRRVVNINRINENVTFNMESTTAYSPISLERRRRPGETGSSAPLLNYIFDTYSNSHQHRNERPGNGNSIYVATGPEIEALVGSTAQLDCKVDALHDKLVSWVRRKNDEEPMKLLTTGTQLYTADDRYSARFIPPDIWRLEVRQVRPSDEAYYDCQLSAHPPRTARVTLRVPEVSVRIVDGAGAEVSEQVCEVGSTVALRCEVRGLRMEGGPSLLWYRRDLLLNDDTTRGGISVRTEFGSNGANSVLRVARVRADDAGLYSCTVARAPPPAPPPAQVTLHIIKGESLAELHQGAESTSTSKWLLLIPAIHLILHTLL; translated from the exons ATGTGCGCGCCGGCGACCGCGGCGCTGTTCCTGGCCGCGCTCTCCGCCCTGCCCTGTCGAG GTTCAGACGCCGACGTCTCCACTACGGCGAATACGAAGTTAGAAAAGAAATCCCTGCCAATTCTCAACAAAGTCTACCGAATGCTGCATTCGACAACTCTTGAGCCAGTGTACAATTTCACAAACTTAGATTTCACTGATTTTGACACTAAGCCGTGCTGTCAAACGAAAGAGATGGATACTAAAGGAAGAAAGAGACGGGTTGTGAATATAAATCGAATAAATGAAAATGTCACGTTCAATATGGAGTCCACGACTGCCTATAGTCCTATTTCGCTGGAGAGACGACGCAGGCCGGGCGAGACGGGCTCAAGCGCTCCTCTTCTCAATTATATATTTGATACGTATTCTAATTCACATCAGCATAGAAATGAAAG GCCAGGCAACGGCAACAGCATCTACGTGGCTACGGGGCCGGAGATAGAGGCGCTGGTGGGCTCCACTGCGCAGCTGGACTGCAAGGTGGACGCGCTGCATGATAAACTG GTATCGTGGGTGCGGCGGAAAAATGACGAGGAGCCGATGAAATTGCTCACCACGGGCACGCAGCTGTACACCGCCGACGACAG GTATTCCGCCCGTTTCATCCCGCCGGACATCTGGCGACTGGAGGTGCGGCAGGTGAGACCGTCGGACGAGGCCTACTACGACTGTCAGCTGTCCGCACACCCGCCGCGCACTGCACGGGTCACGTTGAGAGTGCCAG AAGTGTCAGTCCGAATAGTTGACGGAGCGGGGGCGGAGGTTTCAGAACAGGTCTGCGAAGTCGGCAGTACGGTGGCGCTTCGCTGCGAAGTGAGGGGGCTCCGCATGGAAGGTGGACCCTCGCTGCTGTGGTACCGCCGGGATCTGCTCCTTAATGATGACACCACGAGGGGTGGTATCAG TGTCCGAACAGAGTTCGGTTCAAACGGCGCAAACTCTGTGCTGCGAGTTGCACGGGTGCGGGCTGATGATGCCGGTCTGTACTCGTGCACCGTCGCCCGcgcgccgccccccgcgccgccgcccgcccaaGTCACGCTGCACATTATCAAAG GAGAGAGTTTGGCAGAACTTCATCAGGGGGCAGAGTCCACGTCAACGTCAAAATGGCTGCTCCTGATTCCAGCGATACACCTGATTTTACATACATTATTGTAA